One genomic region from Anopheles bellator chromosome 2, idAnoBellAS_SP24_06.2, whole genome shotgun sequence encodes:
- the LOC131207593 gene encoding apyrase-like, which produces MSPRWVTVCVLAGVISSLSVRSAETSGVLIASQPAVTRSSSLFPLTLIHVNDFHARYEETNERSTRCKPDEGERCIGGYARIVSRVKSLRQEYADRNPIYLNAGDNFQGTLWYTLLRWNVTAHFLNLFPADVMTLGNHEFEHGIAGLVPFLDVIESPVVVANIDDSLEPTLQGRHRKSVVLERGGRRIGVIGVIHHLTNMMGMTERLVFLDEVEQLRLEIDRFQSSGIDLIVVLSHCGLEIDRQIARELPDVDVVVGGHSHTFLYNGSTEAFPDQAEDTYPVVVEHPGPDGGRTLIVQAASYAKYVGRLTLYFDESGRIVEWDGNPEYLDESVVPDEEVRDLLVPWRELVNVQANRDVGYSAVLLSRDECAWQECNFGNFITDGYIAHFAAESQGNPKAGQWTEVAIAFNTGGGMRTSLTSGNLTFDELVTAVPFEDTIDSFDLQGRHLLEVFEYSASRYGLTDMMQVSGLKVVYDMRQPVGSRVVSLLARCRFCTVPKYEPLDLDRVYRVATGTYIRNGGSGYTMIPQHATNVQVGPVDVFVLEQHVKKMSPITCGTEGRITFVE; this is translated from the coding sequence ATAGCAAGCCAACCGGCAGTAACGCGATCAAGCAGCCTCTTCCCGTTGACGCTGATTCATGTGAACGACTTTCACGCCCGCTACGAGGAGACCAACGAGCGCTCGACGCGCTGTAAACCGGACGAAGGCGAACGCTGCATCGGCGGATACGCAAGGATCGTGTCGCGCGTCAAGTCCTTGCGGCAGGAGTATGCCGACCGGAACCCGATCTATCTGAACGCGGGTGATAACTTTCAGGGCACCCTCTGGTACACGCTGCTTCGGTGGAATGTGACGGCGCACTTCCTCAATCTGTTCCCCGCGGACGTGATGACGCTTGGGAATCATGAGTTTGAGCACGGCATCGCTGGGCTGGTGCCGTTTCTGGACGTCATCGAgagtccggtggtggtcgcgaACATCGACGACAGTCTGGAGCCCACGCTACAGGGACGGCACCGGAAGTCGGTGGTGTTGGAACGTGGCGGCCGACGGATCGGGGTGATCGGAGTGATCCATCACCTGACCAACATGATGGGCATGACGGAACGGCTGGTGTTTCTGGACGAGGTCGAGCAGCTGCGTCTGGAAATCGATCGCTTCCAGAGCTCGGGCATCGATCTGATCGTCGTGCTGTCGCACTGTGGTCTGGAAATCGATCGCCAGATTGCCCGGGAGCTGCCGGACGTGGATGTGGTCGTTGGTGGCCATTCGCACACGTTTCTCTACAATGGCTCTACAGAGGCGTTCCCGGATCAGGCCGAAGATACctacccggtggtggtggagcatCCTGGCCCGGACGGTGGTCGTACGCTGATCGTGCAGGCTGCGTCGTACGCCAAGTACGTCGGCCGCCTCACACTATACTTCGACGAGTCCGGTCGCATCGTTGAGTGGGACGGCAATCCGGAGTATCTGGACGAGTCCGTGGTACCGGACGAAGAGGTGCGTGACTTGCTCGTACCCTGGCGGGAGCTAGTCAACGTGCAGGCGAACCGGGACGTCGGCTACTCGGCCGTACTGCTCTCGAGAGACGAGTGCGCGTGGCAGGAGTGTAATTTCGGGAACTTCATCACGGACGGGTACATCGCGCACTTTGCCGCCGAGAGCCAGGGCAACCCAAAGGCTGGCCAGTGGACCGAAGTGGCGATTGCGTTCAACACTGGCGGGGGCATGCGGACATCACTGACCAGCGGTAACCTCACCTTCGACGAACTGGTGACGGCGGTTCCGTTTGAGGACACCATCGACAGCTTCGACCTACAGGGACGCCACCTGCTGGAGGTGTTCGAGTATAGCGCGAGTCGCTACGGGCTCACGGACATGATGCAGGTTTCGGGGCTGAAGGTCGTCTACGATATGCGGCAACCGGTGGGGTCGCGAGTGGTGTCGTTGCTGGCTCGGTGTCGGTTTTGCACGGTGCCCAAATATGAACCCCTCGACTTGGACCGGGTGTACCGGGTGGCCACGGGGACGTACATTCGGAATGGGGGCAGTGGATACACGATGATTCCCCAGCATGCCACCAACGTGCAGGTGGGTCCGGTTGATGTGTTCGTCTTGGAGCAGCATGTCAAAAAGATGAGCCCCATCACCTGTGGCACGGAGGGTCGCATCACCTTTGTCgagtaa